The DNA sequence GTCATTTTCTGATTTTGAAGGATTACTTCGGAGAATGAAAGAGGCAGGGTATTACGAATCCTATCTCAATGATTCACCCAATATGATGAACATTTTAATCTAAATAATCAATTAAGCCATTTATTTATAAGTGGCTTAATTATTTTTAATATTTTATCGTGTTGATTTATAGATAAATATGGTATTTTAATTGATCGCAGATCATAAAATAGTGATAAACTGATAAATGTCATTGCTTTGTTATTTTTATTAAGTCTAAATAAATATAAATTTGTCTCAATAAAATTAACAAATAAATGAAGAAGATATCTATCCTTTTAAGTATTTCAGTTTGTTCTTTAATGAGCGCACAGTACTGCTTACCTACATTTGAATACAGTGGTAATTTGGCCATAGGTGAGGCAATTATGAATGTCACATTTGGAAATATCAATAATACTTCGCCTTCTGTTACAAATGGAACTGCTCCTCCTAACTACGAAGATTTTACATCAATATCTACAGATATTCAGGTCGGAAATGCATATCCGATTTCTGTAAAAGGTCCTTCAGGGACATTTCCTAGCGATGTTGTTGTATTTATTGATTTTAATAAAAATGGAAACTTTGATGATGCCGGAGAACGTTTTTTTATTGGACGTTTAGAATCAGCCAATCCATTCAATGCAAAGACGGTTACGGGCAGTATCAGTATTCCAGGAACTGCTTTAATAGGAGCAACCAAAATGAGGGTTTTAAAAAATACCAATATAGCGGCCTATTCCGATCCGAATGCATCTACTTCAATTAATTCGGCTTGCGCCAGCTTAAGATCAGGACAGGCGGAGGATTATTCTGTAAATATAGTAGCAGCAAACCTTTCAACCAAGGATCAGGATATTCATAAGGAAGCCCTTGCATTATATCCTAATCCAAGTACCGGAATGGTACATATAAAGGCAACCGAGCCCATTGAAAAATACGAGATGTTCAGTAGTACCGGTCAGAAAGTAATGGAAGGGAAATCTGCTTCATTGAATATGGGTCCACTGGTTCCCGGAACTTATTTAATTAAAATTCAATTAAAGAATAATAAAGTGATTACCGAAAAGATCATTAAGAAATAAACACAACTAATCATATCCATATCAATTTTTGTTTTTTAACCGGTGAGGCCATATCTCACCGGTTTTCTTTTTGATAAGTGTTCATGTCCAGCAGTTAAAAGCAAAGTTCTCACAAGGAGAACTCTGCGGTGTTAAATAAAAAGTAAATAACCTTTATCAGGCTATCTGATGAGTGTACAAAAATACCGGAAGGTGAGTGCCATTTAATGCCCCAGGTACAATAAATGATGTAGTCCAGATCAATATTTTTATTGCTCGAATCTTGGGCTATACTGAATTTTAAAAGTGGAATAGAATGTTCTCGATGGTCCTTTTTAATTTTGTATCAAATAAATAGAATATGAAGATTGAATATACGATTTCAAATATAACAACAGATTCAGAGATTCAGCAATGCTGGGAAGTGATTTCCCTGCTTCGACCTCATCTCAACAAAAACAATTGGAAAGATATCATTGGTGAAATGATGGCAAATGAAAAATATTATATTGCCGGAATTATTGAGAATACCCAGTGTGTTGCATTTGCGGGATACCGTATTATGAATTCTTTACACAGTGGGCATATTATTTACATCGATGATCTTTGTACATTGGAATCTCACAGAGGAAAAGGTTTGGGCTCCCAATTACTGAAATATGTAGAACGTATAGCCAGATCCGGTGACATGGATGCCGTAATTCTCGACACTGATTTTACAAATAATACCGCACAGAAGGTATATTTAAAATCGGGTTTTCAGCTTGCTGCACTTCATCTTGCTCATATTTTGAAATAACAAGATGTTTTTTTCAAATAAAAAAGGTAACCGAGATGTAGGTTACCTTTTTTGTATTAATTGGATTCGGTGATTAGAGTTTCTTTTGCTGTTTTAATATCGGCAAATAAAACTTTGACCTCGTCCCAGCTGTGTACCCTCTGATGATGGTCTATCTTCGAATTGTGCCCGGCATTAAACATGATGGGTCTTCCCTTACAAAAATCAAGGTTTTTGATGTGGTCATCAATAAGATAATCGGTATCTATGATACTTTTATCACCACACATGATGATATTTTTCCAGGAAATAAAAGGGAAATGTTCCTGAAGCCATTCATATTTTTCATACAATGAAAGTGGGAATTCCATAGCGGCTGTCACTATATAGATATCATAATCATTCATTAATTCTTTTACGACTTCTATTGCGTTGGGCATGACAGGCAGGGTACGGAAAAATCCGGGAGTCTGTAAAAATTCCAATACAGCCTCTCTATTTGGGAAAGCTTCCGGTTCCGGTTTACCAAGCATATCCTCTCGGGTAATCAAAACACCATAATCCCTGTGGTACCAATCGATCAGTTGTGCCTCTACATCAGCTATTACACCATCCATATCTATCGCAATCGTTTCTCTTTTATTTCTCATTTTGCAATTATTTGCAACAAAGATATATAATATTGCATAAAGTTGCATATTTTTTGCAATAAATATTTTCTATATTTGTTTTATGATTAAAGCCGAAAGACAGAATCTCATATTGGAATACCTTGCCAAGGATAAGAAAGTACTGCTGGACCAGTTAAGTAAGATCCTTAAAGTATCGGAAGATACTGTACGCAGAGATATTAAGGAATTATCAGATAAAGGATTGCTTAAAGCAGTTCGTGGCGGTGCACTTCAGCGGTCCTCGATGCCTTTACACTTTAAAGACCGGCAGAATATTGATGTTCCCTATAAAAAAATCATTGCTGAAAAAGTATTGGAATATATCAAACCGGGAATGGTATTGCTGGTAGATTCGGGAACCTCAGCATTGGCTGTAGTAGCCAATTTACCGAAGGATATCGCTTTAACAGTAGTCACAAACAGTTTTCCGGTAGCTTCCCTTTTAGAGGATCATACTGAAATTGAAGTTTTATTTATGGGCGGGATGCTTAACAAAATTTCTTTTTCAACCACTGGCTATGAGACGATTCAGAGCATAAGAAACATCAGGGCAGATATCTGTTTACTGGGTGTTTGTAGTATTGATCTGGAAGTAGGAGTCACAGGGGATGATTATGAAGACAGCCTTGTCAAAAGAGTGATGATAGAAACTTCAAAAAGCACGATTGCATTGTCTACTACTGATAAACTGGGGACATCTGAATCTTTTTATATCTGTGCAGCAAATTCACTTACTACAATTATCACAGAGGCTGATCCTACCTCTGATTATTTAAAACCCTATATCGATGCAGGGATCGAAATCAGATAATTGGAGATATAAAAAATCAGGCAAAGAGTTTATGATCTTTGCCTGATTTGAAATTTTACTCGATAGGTGGTGCCATACATAATCCATTTGGACCTGCCTGAGATCTTGGACGGCAAGCTCCATTGATGCAGCACCAGTCGTTACCACATTCCAGATTTTCAGGACATGCAGGATATCCGCCATTAATTACTTTTAACTGATTTCTTTCTAATGATTTCAAATTGTTTTTCATAGTACATTATTTAGTTGTAAAACAAATGTAATGAATTAACTTTATAGGAAATTAAGTGTTATTTTAAATTGATCATTTTATGTCCTTATAAAGTGATTTTTTCTCCTTGTACAGGGAAAATATATTTCATTTTTAAAGTATTTTTTTCTTTAAGCTGGGTTTTGATTTTTTCAATGTTATGATCCACCAGTTTTAAATGGGTAATGATTACAGGGACCTGGGCCAGTTTTCCAGGTTGACAGAAGCTATTCAGAACATTCAGCTCCTGTTCCAATAAATTCGGGGTAAGGTGGCCAAACAATGATTTATCCGGCTGTTCATTGGGAAAAGAAACTTCGATTAATATTCCTTTTAATTTTTGCTGATCTACATAAGGGGAAATCTGCTTCCACAGATTCTCCAGCTTATTGCTTTTTTCAATGCGGTCACTTCCGGTATCACCCAGATATAAGAGATAATCACCATCGTGTCTTACAAGAAATGCGGTACTCTCATAGGGATTAACATGGCTGAGCGGAAAAGCAGTCACATTCATTTCGGTATCTGAAATAGGAATTTCTTTGCCTTCATCCAGACTGATCATCTTGTATTTGTTTAAACGGGGAGCTTCACCTGAATCTGTAAAATTGGCCCAGCTTTCCCATGAGAAATATTTATCAGTAATGATCTTTCCTACAGTGGGGAGCGTGTAAACAGATTTTTTGGAATCATCCGGGCTGTTCAGGATCATTCCACTTACGTGATCCAGATGGGCATGGGAGATGAGGTAACCTTTGATATTCTGTTGTATCACCTGTAAAGGAGGACTTTGCTTGAAATTTCCTTTCTCAATGGCTTTTTCAACTCCTGAACGGATGGTTCCCGCATCCAGAGCGATATAATTTTCAGAATTGACAGGAGCAGCCATATAACTGGATAAATTACTCTCCTCTCCACCACCATAAATTCCTAAAGGAATCACCTTAAAACTATTTTGTGCTGAACAAATTGTCGCTGACAATATGATCGTCAGATTAAAAAAACGTTTTGTCATATCAAGTTAATGCTATTATATAAAAGAATTAATGAGGATACAAATTTAATTAAAAAGATCATCCGATTTTCCAACCATTAATAGTTATCCGCTGTTCGGACTTTGTAATATCAGATTGTCAGATCTTAAAAATTACTATATCAAAGGAATTGCTGTAAAAGAGATCTGATAGATGAGAAAATACTGATCCTTATCCTCATTTTTATAAAATTATTTACAGTCAGCTACTGCCAATGAATAAATGTATATTTGTTTTATTTTTTTGTTATGAAAACATATTTATTAGCATTACTGATTGGTACGGGTTCATGGGTCTCTGCTCAGGATAATTTAATACCTTATAATAAAAACGGAGTGTTTGGATTATGTGATATTAAAGGGGATATTAAAGTAAAACCTCAATATTCTAACATTTCATTTTTTAATGAACGAACTGGAGGTTACATAATACGGAATTATGAGAAATATGGACTTATTAACAAACAATTAAAAGAGGTAATTCCCCCAAATTCTAGTGAACCTATTTTTTCTGCGGGAGAAAATCGTGTGGGTGCTGTAATAGGGAACGAAATTATTTTTTACGATAAAAATAGCTTTCAAGAAGTAAAAAGACAGAAAATAGAACCGTCCAATCAGGAGCCTGGAATGCCTATTACAGCTCAGTATCCAGATAGGACAGGGCCTTCCCGAGAAGAAGTTATAGCTCTTTTCAAGAAGAAATACGGAAATAAATATAAAGCAGAACGCTTCAATGCTGTTTCAGCAAACGAAACCTATTTTGATTTAGAAGTTTTTGCAGAAGGTAAATCAAAATCGATTGGTTTGTTTTTGCCCAAGACAAATACCTTTTTATTGGATGAAGGAGATAATACCTACAGCTCAGCTGTCTGGATACCTTCAAAGAACTCTTACTATATTACTGTTATAGACACCACTAAGAGAAAATCTGTTATTACAGAAGATAAAAAAGTGATTTTCGAGCCAAAAGAATATAAGCGTCTTTACGTAATGCCTACTTATATCGGGTACAGTGAACCCAATGAATCCAGTGATAAAGCTGCAAATTACTATATTATTAATTCTGGAAAAGCAATTAAAAATCAATTTAGTGATTTCAGGTCTTCAGGTTTACTTACTGTCGATGGTAAGGGTTTTCAAGTGTTTTCTGCAGACATAGAGAATCCGGACCTTCATAAAAGTCAAAAAATATATATTGGTGAAAATGGAGAACAGTACTTTGAAGTAGATTTCAAATATGGCAATTAACCCTTTTATACAGAAAGTCTATTCCTTGTAGGCTAAGGTATATGGTTTGCGTATTATTTTGCTATGAAAATTTATAGTTCAAGATATAATCCCTCAGGTTGAGGGATTTTTTTTGCTTTGAATAGTACAGTTTTCTTTTCAGCTTTTTACAATCCTTTCAATTATACTTTTATCTATTTTCTGGATTTTGTTAATTAAAAAAACAGTAAGAAATCCCACTTGCAGTATAGTGTCTTCTTTTTATTTACCTATTGATAATCAGTATTGTAATAACTTAATAAATATTTTTTTCGGTTTTGATTTTTTGTATTAATATAATTTGTATTATTGTTTAATTATAATTCACCTACAGATGAATTATAATTTTAACTATTTAAAAACTAAAAATCATCTCATATTAATCAAAAAAACTTCAATTATGAAAAAAATCGCCATCACAGGTGGTAGTGGATTTGTTGGTTCTGCTATTTACAGAGAATGCCTTAAAAGGAATGATTCCCAAATCTTTTTATTTGACAAGACAAAGCCGGATTATATCCTTCCCAACAATGTTTCCTGGGTTGAATGTGATACGACAGATTTTAATCTGGTAAAAAAATGTTTAACCGAAATTAACCCTGATCATATTTATCTTATCGCTGGTGTTCTCGGAACAACTGAACTTAATTTTCACCCATTAAAAGCTGTACAAAATAACAGTGTTGGCATTTCCACATTTATTGAGGTTTTGCTTACCATGGAAAAGAAACCCAGATTATTCTATGTGACCAAGCCAAATGTTTGGGAGAATATGTATACCATTACAAAAGAAAACGCAGAGCGCATCATTAAACTATATATGAAAGAGTATGCGATTGAAGGATGTATTCATAAATGGTTCAATGCGTATGGACCTGGGCAGCATACACATCCTATCAGAAAGGCGGTCCCTTATTTTATTTTAAATGCCCTGCACGGTAAGCCTCTTGAAATATGGGGAAATGGAAAGCAAACCGTTGATCTTATCCATATTGAAGATATCGCATATCTTGCTGTTGAGGCCATGAATAAAGAAGTATGTACTAATGAGAATGTGGTTGACATAGGAACCGGAGTATCGGTGACCGTAGAAGATCTGGCAAAGCTGATTATTAAATTAACAGGTTCTTCTTCTGATATTGTGTATAAGAACATGAGAGCCGGTGAGGTGGAAGAAACTATTTTGGTTGCCAATACAACAGGAATTGATAATCACATTGTATCCAATTACAAGTTTAAGGATCTGGAAAAAGGAATGAAAGATACCATTGAATATTATCGAAATGTATCTGATGAACACAAAGAATCCTTCTTTACTTACTATAACAGTAATCAACATGAAAAGTATTATTCTCATTCTGGGAGCGCCCAATGATGCAAACGGAAATCTAAGCACAACAGCAATTGACCGATTGAATGCTGCTTATGAACTTTATCAAAAAGATAAAAAATTAAGTTTTTTATGCTCCGGTGGGTTTGGTGAACACTTTAATACATCACATTTGCCTCATGCCCACTATGCAAAGGAGTATCTTATTAAAAAAGGAGCCTGCGGAAATGATTTTTTGCCCCATTTGATCACTTCAAATACAGTTGATGATTTCAGAAAGGCAATTCCAATACTCACAGAAATAGATCCGGAAGTCATTTATGTGGTTACCTCTGATTTTCATGTGGCAAGGGCAAAGATGATCTTTAATATCGTGACCCAGAACAAGGAGATCAATAAAAAAACAGTCTTTATTTATGCTCAGTCATCGCATGCTTCCGGTGAACTTAAAAGGTTGGAAGAGCATGAAAATAAAGCGATTAAAGTTCTAATCAACAACAATTTTACTTTGTATTAAAATAAACGTTTTTGCTTTTTTATGATAGTTATTAGGCCTCTTGTTTGTATGAGAGGCTTTTATATAATGATATTTAGAGGATATGTATGAAAAGTATTTTATCATTAATTATAATCACTAATAAGAGATATATTTTTATATTTGCTAATTATATAAATAAATTATTTTATGAAAACAAACCTTTTATTAATTGGTGCTTTAATCGCTATCCTATTTTCTACTAGTTGTTCTAACGATTCAATAAGTACCGACGATGTTGTTGGAAAAGAAGCTAACAAATCAAAACTTATTCATGGTCAGGCAAAATTTGATTTTGAAGGAAAATTTCTGAAAGTTACACAAAATGGGACTGTGTTCTATATGTGGGGCTATAGAGGAAAGTTAAGACATATTGATTCACAAGCCACTTGGGATGGTCTATTCTCATCAAAACCATTTACATTTGAGGTTAATAGTTTTGCTGAAGCTACTGAAAGAACTGGTTATTCAATTGGCAATCCATTATTTATTGATAATGGTCTGGTTCGTTATGTACCAACAGGGAGAGTTTATTTTAGAGAAGGAAATAAACTAGTTTATATTACTAGTGAAGCTGCATTTAACAGATATCATTTTAGTTGGGATGCTGTACAAAATATCAATTCTTTTGATGGCTTAGAATATACACCTTTTGATGACTTAAGTTGGAATTAAACTTTAGTGTATTTTAACTATTTATAGCCTGTCTTCGGATAGGCTTTTTTAATTAGCAACTACCAATTGTAGCCCCACCAGGGATCGAACCTGGATCTAAAGTTTAGGAAACTTTTATTCTATCCATTGAACTATGAGGCCTCTTTCATTCAAATATATTAATATCATTTAAAAAACAGACTATATAAGGTACATTTTCTGGTTGTAAAATAACAATTCCATTTTGGCTACATCAATACCCATTTTGGCAACTCTAAGCTTTTTGGAACGACGGACATTTGTATTGTAATTTTAATACAACAAAAAATGAAAACAATTTTTATAACAGGTGCCTCTACAGGACTTGGAAAAACAACCGCTAAATTATTTCAAAGCAGAGGATGGAATGTAATTGCTACAATGAGAAATCCAGAAGCTGAAACCGAACTTCAAACATTAGACAATGTAACCTTGCTTCCATTAGATGTGACGAACCCTGAGCAGATCAAATCAACAGTAAAAAATGCCCTTGAGATTAGTGATATCGATTTAGTCTTTAATAATGCAGGCTACGGGTTAATCGGGCCTTTGGAAGCTTTAACGGATGATCAAATCGTTAAACAATTAAATACCAATTTATTAGGGGTTATCCGTGTGACCCAGGCTTTTATTCCTTATTTCAGAGAAAAAAGAGAAGGGATGTTTATCACAACGACTTCTATCGGTGGATTAATTGCTTTCCCATTAGGATCTACTTACCATGCTACCAAATGGGCATTGGAAGGATGGAGCGAAAGTCTTGCCTTTGAACTGAATACTTTTGGAGTGGATATAAAAACAGTATCTCCTGGTGGGATCAAGACCGACTTTATCAGCCGTTCCCTGGATATGGGTACACAACCGGAGTATGAACCTATGATCAATAAGATGTTCTCCAATACTGAAGTAATGATGGAAGGGGCTTCTGAACCTGAGCTGATTGCTGAAGTGGTATATGAAGCAGCAACAGACGGTAAAAAACAATTGAGATATGTTGCAGGCGCAGATGCTAATGCATTATATGCACAACGTCTTGAGTTGGGAGCAGAAGCATTCAGAGAACAATTCGGAAAGCAGTTTATCTAAAATCTATCTAAAAACAGCACAAATGTGAAAGAACTTGTGCTGTTTTTAACCTAAAATAATTCATACATTTATATTATGGAAAAGAAAGATAATGCTCCTTTTAAAATCTCATCCATATCCGAGCTGCATCAGATATTGAATGTTTCAAAACCTTTACATCCATTGATCAGTCTGGTTGATAACAGGGCAATGAGCGTTAATAAAGAAATGCTCAACCGGAATTTTGTTTTAAATTTTTATAAAATTTCCTACAAATTTTCTGAGAATGGTAAAATGGGATATGGTCAGGGTTATTATGACTTTAATGAAGGCGGAATGATGTTCACTGCTCCTAATCAGATTCTGTCTACTGAAGAGAATGCAGAATATCATGGCTATACCTTGTTTATACATCCGGATTTTATAAGAAACTATTCCCTTGCAAAGAATATTAAAAAGTATGGTTTCTTTTCCTATGATACCAATGAAGCGCTGCATTTATCTGATAAAGAAAAGAACCTTATCGTAGGGCTTTTGGATAATATTCAGGGCGAACTTAATACGGCTATCGATGAAATCAGTCAGGATGTGATCATCTCTTATATAGAAGTGTTACTGAATTACAGCAATAGATTTTATAAGCGACAGTTTATAACCCGTAAATCGGTGAACAGCGATCTGCTATCCAAAATGGAATATCTTCTGAATAATTACTTTGATGAACAGGAAACTTTGAACAAGGGTGTTCCGACAGTAGAATTTTTGGCATCAGAACTGAATCTTTCTCCACACTACTTAAGTGATATGCTTCGTAATCTTACCGGGCAAAATGCTCAGCAGCATATCCACACAAAACTGATTGAAAAAGCAAAAGAGTATCTCACTACAACGGGTCTCTCTGTTGCAGAGATAGCCTATCAGCTGGGATTTGAACATTCACAGTCTTTTAATAAATTATTCAAAAAGAAGACGAATACCACACCGTTACTCTTTAAACAGTCTTTCAATTAGCATCTAAAATAAGGAAGACATAAAAAATATTAATTAATTACGGTATGTCATTTAAATCATTAATATGATTTAAAATAAATGCTGCTCTTTTTTCAACGGAATCTAAAGGCACATCTACAACCTGATAACCATAAATAGAGTAGGTGTTTTTCATGCTGCTATAGGTTTCAAAAGCTTCTTCCCATGTTTGCTTTCTTTCTGCGTCGGTTTCATAAATTTCGGGCCATGGAGGAAGAATAAAGACAGTTGGATTATATTGATGGGTATCCACAATATTTTTCATCTCATTAGAAATTGCTAAACCTATCATATCAGCATAGCAATAGGCATCAATAATCCCGCGATCAAAGAAGATGAGGTTATTTTGATCCTGTGAAATGTTTTTAAAACTATTTACAGATGTATTGATCATAAGATGGGTGTAGAGTTCTTTATCTCTCCACGGTAGCCCTTCACCATTACTTTGCATCTGTTCTTTTATGATTTGCCTGGCATCTTCGTCTACGGTCCGATAGCCCATTTTTTCAAGTTGTTTCAGAAGTGTTGTTTTTCCAACACCAGGTCCTCCTGTAATAATATAAAAATTGTTCTTCTGATTCTTCATTACCATATTAAAAAGTTCTTTGCAGGAATTTTTTTATAACAGTTCCTGGCTTTTGTATCTGTTTCTATAATCTATAGGAGTCAGGCCCGTAATTCTTTTGAATACGGTTCTGAAAGATTTAAGATCATTGTAGCCTATACTGTAAGTGACATCAGCGATATTGGTTTCTCCGGCTTCGAGAGCCTTTTTGGCAGCTTCTACTTTTACCCGTTGTATATATTCTGTGGGATTCAGTGAGGTCGCATTTTTAAAGCGGCGGATGAAATTCCTCCTGCTCATATTCACCTGGTTGGCAATCTGCTCCACAGAGAGCTCTGTAGTAAATTCTTTTTCTATATAACTCTGTGCCTTATGAATGTCGTTATCATCATGACGGCGCTGACCTGAGAATATTGTAAAGACATTTTGGGAAGTCCTTCCATAATCTAATGCGTAATATTTGCTTAAAGATACAGATATTTCCTTACCACAGTTTTTTTCTATAAAATACAATACGGCATTCAGGGAAGAGAACCCTCCACCACCGGTAATGATTGCTTTTGAATGAGTAACCACATGATCAGGTTTAAAATCAATTAATGGATATCTCTGCTCAAGATCTTCCATTGCATCCCAATGGGAAGTGGCAGGCATATGGTCGAGAAGTCCACTTTCAGCTAAGAAATAAGCACCGGTACAAAGGCTGATGATTTCAGCTTTTTGCTTATATTTTTCTTTGATCCAGTCAACCAGTTTATAGTTCTTTAATAATAGGGTACGAATATCTTCTGATCCTGCTTTTATGGGAGGGACAATCACAACATCTGTGTCAAATTGTTCAGATAGTGTTTTGCTGCAGGTAAACTGCATATGAAGACTTGATTGTACATTGTTGAGATCTATACCGATAAGTTCGATATCGAAGGGAGGAGGAAATCCTTTTACGATGGCTGCATCATTAGCGCTGGAAAGCAATGCCGTTGTCGTAGAAATAGCTGTAGGCATTGCATCTTCATATACAAGTATTGAAATATGTTTCATGGATCGTGAGTTGGTATATCAAAATTACATAATAAATGGCACAAACTACACTGTTGATTGTCATTTATACGTTGTCTGCCTCTTTTGGAAAGTCTCTAATTTTACATAAAAATAAGTTATGAAAACAATATTTGAAACTACAACCAGAGAAGAATTGATCAGCCGGATCAATGCGCTTACAGATAAAAATACAGCCCAATGGGGAAAAATGAATCTCTATCAGATGACAAAACACTGCACAGTCTGGAACGACTGGGTTTTAGGAATCACCAAACATAGGTACAGACAGGAGTTACTTGGGAAGATATTTGGAAAAATGGCTTTGCGTAGTTTAATGAAAGAAGGAGCCATTATGGATAAAAATGTACCTGCCGGTGATTTTGCAATTAAAGAGCTTAATGGTGATACTGAATTGCAGAAAAAGATATGGTCTGAACAGATTGCTGCGTATGAACATTATTCAAATCCGGATTTTATTCATAGTTTTTTTGGTAAAATGAAAACTGATGAGCTGGGTATTTTTGTATATAAACATATGGATCATCATCTGCGCCAGTTTAATGCATGATTTCCTCAATCCGAAAGCTTACTCATTATTTATTCTTATATTGGTATTCTAATAATACAATTAATTGGAACCATGAAATATATATCTTCTATCTTTTTTTCATTTTTGATGATCGCCTGTAATGGCCAGGAGAAAATAGATTTAGCAAAACTGAACCTGAATGAACCCATCGAAAATATAATTGATTTTAAAGATAAAAATACGCTTGAAGTAAATACAGTCGAATATCCATTTTGTTTATTGACAGAAGGTCAGGATTCAGGGAAATTTACATTTGACGGAATTGATCTAAAGGGGCAGAAAATATTTTTTCAGATTAATTCTGAACGATTGAAAACAGACAGTATTACTAAGTTCGGGGGAGGACATTTTGATATGCAGGGGTTTAAAAACAAAACTGAACTTACCAGGATCCTAAAAGATTATAAAGCAGATCCGACCATCTATGGATTCAGAATGGAAATGAAAACACCCAATCTTAAAAAGGAAGTCCTGAAAAAGC is a window from the Chryseobacterium sp. T16E-39 genome containing:
- a CDS encoding 5' nucleotidase, NT5C type, which translates into the protein MRNKRETIAIDMDGVIADVEAQLIDWYHRDYGVLITREDMLGKPEPEAFPNREAVLEFLQTPGFFRTLPVMPNAIEVVKELMNDYDIYIVTAAMEFPLSLYEKYEWLQEHFPFISWKNIIMCGDKSIIDTDYLIDDHIKNLDFCKGRPIMFNAGHNSKIDHHQRVHSWDEVKVLFADIKTAKETLITESN
- a CDS encoding T9SS type A sorting domain-containing protein, translating into MKKISILLSISVCSLMSAQYCLPTFEYSGNLAIGEAIMNVTFGNINNTSPSVTNGTAPPNYEDFTSISTDIQVGNAYPISVKGPSGTFPSDVVVFIDFNKNGNFDDAGERFFIGRLESANPFNAKTVTGSISIPGTALIGATKMRVLKNTNIAAYSDPNASTSINSACASLRSGQAEDYSVNIVAANLSTKDQDIHKEALALYPNPSTGMVHIKATEPIEKYEMFSSTGQKVMEGKSASLNMGPLVPGTYLIKIQLKNNKVITEKIIKK
- a CDS encoding MBL fold metallo-hydrolase, which codes for MTKRFFNLTIILSATICSAQNSFKVIPLGIYGGGEESNLSSYMAAPVNSENYIALDAGTIRSGVEKAIEKGNFKQSPPLQVIQQNIKGYLISHAHLDHVSGMILNSPDDSKKSVYTLPTVGKIITDKYFSWESWANFTDSGEAPRLNKYKMISLDEGKEIPISDTEMNVTAFPLSHVNPYESTAFLVRHDGDYLLYLGDTGSDRIEKSNKLENLWKQISPYVDQQKLKGILIEVSFPNEQPDKSLFGHLTPNLLEQELNVLNSFCQPGKLAQVPVIITHLKLVDHNIEKIKTQLKEKNTLKMKYIFPVQGEKITL
- a CDS encoding NAD-dependent epimerase/dehydratase family protein, with the protein product MKKIAITGGSGFVGSAIYRECLKRNDSQIFLFDKTKPDYILPNNVSWVECDTTDFNLVKKCLTEINPDHIYLIAGVLGTTELNFHPLKAVQNNSVGISTFIEVLLTMEKKPRLFYVTKPNVWENMYTITKENAERIIKLYMKEYAIEGCIHKWFNAYGPGQHTHPIRKAVPYFILNALHGKPLEIWGNGKQTVDLIHIEDIAYLAVEAMNKEVCTNENVVDIGTGVSVTVEDLAKLIIKLTGSSSDIVYKNMRAGEVEETILVANTTGIDNHIVSNYKFKDLEKGMKDTIEYYRNVSDEHKESFFTYYNSNQHEKYYSHSGSAQ
- a CDS encoding WG repeat-containing protein, which translates into the protein MKTYLLALLIGTGSWVSAQDNLIPYNKNGVFGLCDIKGDIKVKPQYSNISFFNERTGGYIIRNYEKYGLINKQLKEVIPPNSSEPIFSAGENRVGAVIGNEIIFYDKNSFQEVKRQKIEPSNQEPGMPITAQYPDRTGPSREEVIALFKKKYGNKYKAERFNAVSANETYFDLEVFAEGKSKSIGLFLPKTNTFLLDEGDNTYSSAVWIPSKNSYYITVIDTTKRKSVITEDKKVIFEPKEYKRLYVMPTYIGYSEPNESSDKAANYYIINSGKAIKNQFSDFRSSGLLTVDGKGFQVFSADIENPDLHKSQKIYIGENGEQYFEVDFKYGN
- a CDS encoding DeoR/GlpR family DNA-binding transcription regulator translates to MIKAERQNLILEYLAKDKKVLLDQLSKILKVSEDTVRRDIKELSDKGLLKAVRGGALQRSSMPLHFKDRQNIDVPYKKIIAEKVLEYIKPGMVLLVDSGTSALAVVANLPKDIALTVVTNSFPVASLLEDHTEIEVLFMGGMLNKISFSTTGYETIQSIRNIRADICLLGVCSIDLEVGVTGDDYEDSLVKRVMIETSKSTIALSTTDKLGTSESFYICAANSLTTIITEADPTSDYLKPYIDAGIEIR
- a CDS encoding GNAT family N-acetyltransferase; translation: MKIEYTISNITTDSEIQQCWEVISLLRPHLNKNNWKDIIGEMMANEKYYIAGIIENTQCVAFAGYRIMNSLHSGHIIYIDDLCTLESHRGKGLGSQLLKYVERIARSGDMDAVILDTDFTNNTAQKVYLKSGFQLAALHLAHILK
- a CDS encoding SDR family oxidoreductase, encoding MKTIFITGASTGLGKTTAKLFQSRGWNVIATMRNPEAETELQTLDNVTLLPLDVTNPEQIKSTVKNALEISDIDLVFNNAGYGLIGPLEALTDDQIVKQLNTNLLGVIRVTQAFIPYFREKREGMFITTTSIGGLIAFPLGSTYHATKWALEGWSESLAFELNTFGVDIKTVSPGGIKTDFISRSLDMGTQPEYEPMINKMFSNTEVMMEGASEPELIAEVVYEAATDGKKQLRYVAGADANALYAQRLELGAEAFREQFGKQFI
- a CDS encoding YdcF family protein, which gives rise to MKSIILILGAPNDANGNLSTTAIDRLNAAYELYQKDKKLSFLCSGGFGEHFNTSHLPHAHYAKEYLIKKGACGNDFLPHLITSNTVDDFRKAIPILTEIDPEVIYVVTSDFHVARAKMIFNIVTQNKEINKKTVFIYAQSSHASGELKRLEEHENKAIKVLINNNFTLY